The Stigmatella ashevillena genomic sequence CGCGCCCAGCCAGGCCGCCTCCACCCGGGGCACCTCCAGCGCCGCCGCGATGAGCGCCAGTTCCTCCGTGGACACGAGGGAGACCTGGCGCGTGTTGCGCACGAGCGCGCCCTTGGGACACCAGGGCGTGCGCACATCCGACGTGCGTGTCAGCCCCGCGTGCCGGTCTCCCACGAAACCTTCCAGGGACACCTTCCCCTCGGGCACCTCGCGCGCAGGGTGATTCTTTGGCTCGGAGCCGATGAGGACGCGAACCGTGTGCCCGGTGAGGTGCGTGCGCATGAAGGGCCTCAGAAGAGCGAGAGCTGCTGGGGCTTGCCCAGCGTGCGCGCGTCGATGCCTTCCTCCCGCAGCAGCCGCGCCAGCTCCTCCGCGAAGCCGTGGTGCGTGATGACCTCGCGAGCCCCCGTGGCCTTCACATAGCCCACCAGCGAGGGGCAGTCCGCATGGTCCGAGAGGGGAAAGGCCACCTGCGCGCCATAGCGATGCGCGGCGCCTGGATCCAACGCCCACCCCGTGAGCACCGCGGTGGCGCGCGGCCACACGGGCGCCAGGGCCCCCGTGCGCGCCTGATGCGGTGGGAAGAAGAGCACCTCTCCCGGCTGCACCGTCCCCTCGAAGCGCCGCAGCGGCTCGATGCGCACGCCCAGCTCCGCGTAGAGCTGTGTCACCTCGAAGATGGAGGGGTGCGCCACCAGCGGGAAGCCGCGTCCAGAGAGGTACTTCATCGCCTCCTGGCTCTTGCCCAGGGGATAGCCCAGCAACACGGGCACCGCCCCCCGTTCGAGCTGCTGGCGCACCCACGCCTCCACCCTGCCCAGCACTTCGTCCTTCGGCGGAAAGCGGTACCGCGGATGGCCGAACGTGGCCTCGATGACGAGCGTGTCGCACTCGGCCACCTGCACCGGCTCCGCCGTGAGCGAGGGCGTGACGTTCAGATCCCCCGTATAGACGATGCGACGCCCATCCCCCCGGATGACGCGGAGCTGGGCACTGCCCAGGATGTGGCCCGCCGAGAGCAACTCCAACGTCAGGGGACCCAGCTCGAACGGCTGGTTGTAGGCCACCGCCACCGGGTCCTTCACCCGGCCCAGCCGGTGCGTCATGAAGCGCAGGGTGGCGGCCGTGGCGATGGTCCGCTCATGGCGCGCGATGTGGTCCGAGTGCCCGTGGCTGACGAAGGACAGCGGCGTCTTGCGCATCGCATCCAGCGCCAGCGGGGTACCCGTCAGGTGAAGTCCGGTTCGCCTCAACTCGACGCTCATGGGGAAGCCTGGATATAGCGCGCCTGGGACCGCAGGGGGGGACATGCTCCACGACGCGCCCGCCCGCCCGTCCGCCCTGCCTGCGAAACCTCAGGCCCCCGCCAGGGGCCGCTCGCGCCAGCGGTCCCACAAGGCCGAGCCCACCTCCGACACCAGCACGCCCAGCACGATGAGGCTGCCCCCGCTCCACTCCCGGGGGCCCAGCGTCTCGTATCCCAGCGACACCGAGAAGAGCGCGGCGAACACCGGCTCCAGCGCATAGATGAGGGCCGCGCGCACCGCGCCCGTGCGGGCCTGGGCCCACGTCTGCACGCTGATCGCGACGGCGCTGCCGAGGACGCCACAGAAGAACACGGCCCCCACGAAAGCCCCTGTCCACGCCACCCGCGTCTCCACGAAGGGCAGGCACGCCGCCGAGAGCAGCGCCACGCCCCAGAGCTGCACGGCGACGAGCGCGCTGGCCCCTTCCTTCGGCGCGAACCGCCCCGTCAGGACAATGTGGAGGGCATAGGACACCGAGCCCGCCAGCGTGAGCAGGTCTCCCGAGGAGATCCCCCCGGAGGCCTCCTCGCCCGCGTGCGTGAGAAAGAAGAGCCCCACGGTCGAGAGCACCACCCCCACCAGCGAGGGGACGCGAGGAACCCGGCGAAAGAGCACCAAGGTCAGCAGCGGAACGAAGAGGACACACAGGCCCGTGATGAAGGCCGAGCGCGCGGGCGAGGTGTGCGTCAGCCCCACCGTCTGAAACACGTACCCGCTGAAGAGGAAGAGGGACAGCAGGCCCCCTCGCCGCAGGTAATCCCCGGAGAGCATCCGCCGCCCCGCCACGGCGCTCAGCACCACGGCCCCCAGGCCAAAGCGCAGCACGAGGAACGAGAAGGGATCTCCATGGCCCAACGCGTCCTTCACCACCACGAAGGTGGTGCCCCAAAACACGGTGAGCAGCGCCAGGGCGCCGTCCGCCTGGAGATGGGCGCGACGCTCCCGCGGTGAAGTCACTTCGGCCATGACGGAGGTCCAGCTAGCACACTTCCCTCGCCCATCAATCCAATGCGCGCTCCAACACCACCAAGGGCTTGCTGCCCCCCGAGGCATCCCACTCGGCGTTGACCCGCCGGATAAGCTCTGGGGGCGAGAAGCGAAACCCCACCCTCCGGAACGTCCTCAGGGAGGCGGCGTTGTCCTCATCGACATCCGCGAAGATGCATTCCTCGCCCTGCTTTCGCGCCGCTTCCACCAGACAGGTAAGGAGCTGGTGGGCCACCCCCATCCTCCGGGCTCTCGGCGCCACCACCAACGAGCGGACCCAGAGCCCGTCCAGCGCCAGCCCTTCCTCGCGGTAGCTGTCCAGGTAGGCGAACCCACACAGGCGGCCCGCCGAGTCGAAGGCTCCCGCCGAAGCCCCCACCGCCCCTCCCTCCCGCGCCCACCGGCCCAGCAGTTGGCGGCGCAGGAACACCGAGGAGACCAGGAGCCGTTCCCCGGCGAACACCAGGAGCGCGTCCAGATCCTCGGCCCGAAGCAGGCGCACCTCCAGCCGCCCCAACCACCGCGCCCGCACGGGGCGGGACCACCCCGAGAAGGTGAAGTCCCGCAGCCGCCGAGCCGCGCCCCTCGCCACGGGACGGGCCCACAACGCGGAAGCCAACCGCTGCCCCAGAAAGAGCGAAGGCCGCGTCACGCGGGGCAAGGGCAAAATCCACCACCCCCGGCGCAGGGCCGTCACACGCCCGAGCGGAACTCCCTCGGGATCTCCGTGGCCCAGCAAGGAGGCCGTCACCAAGGGGCCCGTGGAAACCACCACGTGCGCGATGAGCCGACGCCCCACCCTCACCAGCGCCACATCGCCCCGGGACAGCTCCTCCGGCCCACAGCGAAGCACCTGGATCGAATCTCCGCTGCGCAGCAAGGGATACAGGCTCCGGCCCGCCCCTCGCAGCCAGAGCCGACGGCCCAGAGACGTGGACTCGACGAAGGCCGCGAGATCAACCGGGTGTGTGCCAACCATGAAGCCAGTCCCTCACGAAGCCCGCCGCGGCGGCGTCCTTCCGGAAGACGAACCTGCGGATTTCGACACATGAGAGGATGCGAACCAACCGCTGGAGCACCTCCCCCTGCGACGCCTCGCCCGGCAGCGGACGGAAGACCTGCGCCATCATCGCCGCAATGGCCTCGGGGGCTGCCACCGCCTCCAACCGCTCCTCGCCGCCCTTCTCCAGCAACAGCACCGCGGCCAACTGCGCCCGGGCGAGCGACGAGGGCAGATCCAGATCCGAGCAGAACGGGCTGCCCTCGACGCGCGCCCCGGGGTAGAGCCCGAGCACTTCGTCCGAGAGCACTTCGGCCCCGGCCTCCCGGGCGCACAGCCGGGTGAAGGTGGACTTGCCCGCCCCGCTGGGCCCGATGGCCACCACCGCCCGTCCCTGGAAGGCCACCCCGGCGGCATGCAGCAACAGGCCTCCCTGGCGCAGCGTGGCCAGTTGCATCCCCACCCGCAGCGCCAGTTCAGTATCTAGGAAGGCCTGAGGGGGCTCCACCCGCACCACATCGCCCTCTACCCGGAAGCGGGGACCCGAGGGCCGACGAGGGTCGAGGGGCATGCTCGGCCCCTCGGGCAAGGCCCCCGCCCGGAGACTCAGGCGGGGAGCGCCGTCTTCGGCCAGGAACGGGGCCAACGCGCACCGTGCCCCTACCTGGGTCAGCAGCCCCTCATCCACTCCCACGCTCCACTCCCCGAACCGCAGTCGCCGCATCCGGGACCCTGCCGCCTCTTCAGCAGGCCCCCGTCTCTGGATCGATGATGCAGCTGGGCGTGAAGAGGTCCGGAACGAGAATCCGCTCCGAGCGCACCTGGGGAGGGGCGTAAGCCTTCTTCTTCTCCGCCTTCACCGGCTGCACCGTGGTTGCCATGGTCTCCTTAGTAATACACCACGACCCGGGCTGGATTCGACTGACTATCACCCACGGCCAGGTCCATTTTTCCATCCCCGTTGAAGTCCAGAATGGTCAAACTGATTCCAAGCGACGTCGTGGATGCCAGCTTGGACTGCCAGAAGCCATTCTCCTGGGCAAGGTCGAACTCGGCCCCCGGAATGCCCTGGTTGTAGAAGACGGCCGCGGCGTTCTGCCCGACGACGTTCTGGCCCACGGCGATGTCGACGCGTCCATCTCCGTTCAAGTCCCCCAGGGCCAGGGCGTTGCCGAAACGGCCGCCACCGACGATCTCCACCGGCGCCGTGGGGAAGCCCGAAGGGCCTCCATCCCGGAACACGAAGACCTTGCTCTGGGTGGCCGAGGAGGCCACCAGATCCAGCCCCGCGCCCCCCACCAGGTTCACCCCGCCAAAGGCCTCGGTGCCAAAGCCGTTCTGCGAGTTGCCGGTCGTATCGGGCCCCTGGTGAATCACCTGGAGCGCGTCCGTCGTGGACACGTTCCGGCCCAGGGCGTGAACCGCGGCGCCTGAATAGACATAGAGGTTGTTGACCCGCTCATGGGAGGCCGGGACGGTGAAATCCGCGACGCCATCGCCCGTGATGTCCCCCAGGCGCACGTAGCCACGGGAGCGTCCGAAGAAGACCATCCCCGTGGGGGCCGTGAAGACCTTGTCGGACTTGCTCGTGGGCACGACGCAGGCGGAGGTGGCGTTGCAGCCTGTTCCCAAGGCCCGCCAAGCCTCCGGCGTGCGGCTGTAGAAGAGGTAGACCTTTCCGGGCGTCTCGCCGTGCGAGCTGAGCAGCAGCTCATGAAGCCCGTCCCCGTTGATGTCCTGGATCATCTTCACCGAGCCGCCCAGCGTGGCCCCGGTGATGGCCGTGTCATGCCGGAACTCGATGGGGGCCGTCGTGTCCAGCACCTGGCCCTTCCGGCCAAAGTAGAGGAACGCCCGGCCGGAGTTGGACGTCCAGCCACGAGAGCCCACCAGCAGGTCCGCCACCGGCTCCGAGGTGGCGTTGCCGACATCACCGACATCGAAGTCACTCCCATAGGCTTGAGCGCCCGTCTCCGGGACCGTCAATTCCTGCCGAACCGGCGGGGAGCCCACCGGATCGCTGCTGCCGTAGTACACGTACGCCGAGCCCGGATTGCCCAGGACGCCTGTCACGATCAGGTCTTCCCTGCCATCCGCGTTCAGATCTCCCCGGGCGGTAATATAGGTGGCGTAGCTGTTGCTCGGGACGCCTGGGTTCGTCACCGTCACCTGCCGCCAGAAGTTGTCGATCTGTGGCTGCACCGCGAAGGGCGCGTAGTTGCCAATCTCGTCCCGGGGACGGAGCTGGATGGAGTAACGGGCCAGGGGCGGCAACGTCAGCGTGTAGGCCGTGGACGTGGCAGGCAGCAGCGCTCCCGTTTCCTGCTTCACCTTCCCGCCGAAGAAGGTCGCCTCGTTCTCGATGCCGTTCAGAAGCTGGGCGTTGACCGTCCACCGCAGGTCATAGCCCACCCCCATGCCGGACAGCCCGTCATCTCCACTCGCCGTCCACGACACCTGCACCTTGGCCGCCCGCTCCTGGCCGGGCACCAACGCCATCGTCACGGTGGGCGCCGCGGGAGGCACCACGTCCACGGTGGCCGTGACGGTGTGGCGCGCCGTGTTCCCGGACGCATCCACCACGCGCACCTCGAGCGTGCCATCCGTGTTGTGCGGCAACGTCACGGGAAGCTCCAGGGTCTCCGGCGAGGCGGAGATCGTGAACTCCGAGGAGACGGAAGCTCCCTTGTAGAGCGCCTGCACCGTGCTGCCCACGCCCTGCGTCACGGTGAGTGTGAACACCGCATTGGCATCCCCGCCCGGGGACATGTCCACCACGCGGTCCGGTGCAGGAGATGGGAAGAGATAGGCGTTGGTGCTCGCGACGAAGAAGAGCGCCGTGGGGGAGGGAGAGATGGAGGTGATGAGCGGGGGCGTGATGTCCACCGTCACGTCCACGAAGTCGACAGCCCTCAGCCCCGAGATGTTGAACACCTCCACGGCCAGGCGTGTCTGATCGCCGTCCGCGAGCGTCACATCGAAGAAGAACGCCCCCGTCGCCGGATCCGCGGTGACGGCATCCTCCGGTGTGGTCGAGCCTCCCTTGTAGAGAATCACCTCGCGGCCATTGCATGCCGGCGTGATACCGGCCAGGCGGTACTGCAACCCCGCCGCCGAGGGGTCCAGATCGTCCTGGGCAAGCAACGTGGCCACCGGCTCACTCGGCGTGGTG encodes the following:
- a CDS encoding MBL fold metallo-hydrolase; the encoded protein is MSVELRRTGLHLTGTPLALDAMRKTPLSFVSHGHSDHIARHERTIATAATLRFMTHRLGRVKDPVAVAYNQPFELGPLTLELLSAGHILGSAQLRVIRGDGRRIVYTGDLNVTPSLTAEPVQVAECDTLVIEATFGHPRYRFPPKDEVLGRVEAWVRQQLERGAVPVLLGYPLGKSQEAMKYLSGRGFPLVAHPSIFEVTQLYAELGVRIEPLRRFEGTVQPGEVLFFPPHQARTGALAPVWPRATAVLTGWALDPGAAHRYGAQVAFPLSDHADCPSLVGYVKATGAREVITHHGFAEELARLLREEGIDARTLGKPQQLSLF
- a CDS encoding DMT family transporter, with translation MAEVTSPRERRAHLQADGALALLTVFWGTTFVVVKDALGHGDPFSFLVLRFGLGAVVLSAVAGRRMLSGDYLRRGGLLSLFLFSGYVFQTVGLTHTSPARSAFITGLCVLFVPLLTLVLFRRVPRVPSLVGVVLSTVGLFFLTHAGEEASGGISSGDLLTLAGSVSYALHIVLTGRFAPKEGASALVAVQLWGVALLSAACLPFVETRVAWTGAFVGAVFFCGVLGSAVAISVQTWAQARTGAVRAALIYALEPVFAALFSVSLGYETLGPREWSGGSLIVLGVLVSEVGSALWDRWRERPLAGA
- a CDS encoding GNAT family N-acetyltransferase, coding for MLRCGPEELSRGDVALVRVGRRLIAHVVVSTGPLVTASLLGHGDPEGVPLGRVTALRRGWWILPLPRVTRPSLFLGQRLASALWARPVARGAARRLRDFTFSGWSRPVRARWLGRLEVRLLRAEDLDALLVFAGERLLVSSVFLRRQLLGRWAREGGAVGASAGAFDSAGRLCGFAYLDSYREEGLALDGLWVRSLVVAPRARRMGVAHQLLTCLVEAARKQGEECIFADVDEDNAASLRTFRRVGFRFSPPELIRRVNAEWDASGGSKPLVVLERALD
- a CDS encoding potassium transporter TrkH; its protein translation is MRRLRFGEWSVGVDEGLLTQVGARCALAPFLAEDGAPRLSLRAGALPEGPSMPLDPRRPSGPRFRVEGDVVRVEPPQAFLDTELALRVGMQLATLRQGGLLLHAAGVAFQGRAVVAIGPSGAGKSTFTRLCAREAGAEVLSDEVLGLYPGARVEGSPFCSDLDLPSSLARAQLAAVLLLEKGGEERLEAVAAPEAIAAMMAQVFRPLPGEASQGEVLQRLVRILSCVEIRRFVFRKDAAAAGFVRDWLHGWHTPG